A region from the Candidatus Magasanikbacteria bacterium genome encodes:
- a CDS encoding glycosyltransferase family 2 protein has product MQKYPKVAIIYLSFHSEPYIDDVVSGLKMLTYPKDKVEFVVVDNPHSEYGPSVRVLEENVMPLSGKEIPHTTILPQSKNLGFSDGNNVGIKWAIENGFDYVFFHNNDGFVSGDFLEPLVRAMESDKKIGAAQSLMLLHPETGLVNSAGNEFHYLGFGFCGDYKKDVKEISNSIKKISYASGAALLMRVDLLKKYGLWDGDFFMYHEDLEYSLRLRSVGFDIVLVPNSIFYHKYQFSRSIEKFYWMERNRYGVMLMFFKWDTLMLLLPIALFLEFGLWFSAFKGGWIKERVRVYKYWLNTRNWQLWLGKRKNIQKIRRVSDKKLLENVATGIYFQEKSMENPLLKYIANPMMTLYYWIIVRRLVK; this is encoded by the coding sequence ATGCAAAAATATCCTAAAGTTGCAATAATTTATCTTTCATTCCACTCGGAGCCATATATAGATGATGTGGTTTCTGGTTTGAAAATGTTGACTTATCCAAAAGATAAAGTTGAGTTTGTGGTTGTAGATAATCCGCATTCAGAATATGGACCTTCTGTGAGGGTGTTGGAGGAAAATGTTATGCCGTTGTCTGGAAAAGAGATTCCGCATACAACAATTTTACCTCAATCTAAAAATCTTGGTTTTTCCGATGGAAATAATGTGGGAATAAAATGGGCGATTGAAAACGGTTTTGATTATGTTTTTTTTCACAATAACGATGGTTTTGTTTCTGGAGATTTTTTGGAACCTTTAGTAAGAGCTATGGAATCAGATAAAAAAATTGGTGCTGCACAATCTTTAATGTTGTTACATCCAGAAACAGGTTTGGTAAATAGTGCTGGAAATGAGTTTCATTATTTAGGATTTGGGTTTTGTGGAGATTATAAAAAAGATGTAAAAGAAATTAGTAATTCGATTAAAAAAATTTCTTATGCAAGTGGAGCTGCTCTTTTGATGAGAGTAGATTTGCTCAAAAAATATGGTTTGTGGGATGGTGATTTTTTTATGTATCATGAAGATTTGGAGTACTCACTTCGTTTACGATCTGTTGGTTTCGACATAGTTTTGGTTCCAAATTCAATTTTTTATCACAAGTATCAATTTAGCAGAAGTATTGAAAAATTTTATTGGATGGAGAGAAATAGATACGGCGTGATGTTAATGTTTTTTAAATGGGATACTTTAATGTTGCTTTTGCCAATAGCTTTGTTTTTGGAGTTTGGTTTGTGGTTTTCTGCTTTCAAGGGTGGTTGGATAAAAGAAAGGGTAAGAGTTTATAAATATTGGCTAAATACAAGAAATTGGCAACTTTGGCTTGGCAAAAGAAAAAATATTCAAAAAATTAGAAGAGTGAGCGATAAAAAATTATTGGAAAATGTAGCAACTGGAATTTATTTTCAAGAAAAATCAATGGAAAATCCATTGTTAAAATATATCGCAAATCCAATGATGACTTTGTATTATTGGATTATTGTGAGACGATTAGTTAAATAA
- a CDS encoding glycosyltransferase family 2 protein, with the protein MNDITITIVNYLMKDEILKNLESLALDLQNCPYKVHVVVVDNSENKDGIKEVVEKFPNVSYLNSGNNIGFGKAHNLGFKSVPARYYFALNPDTTIMQNSNTVERIIKFMDRNSKIGCIGPKLINLDGSYQNSCYRFNFSSIIVKPLKQIGLDKKIKLAKKYVDNLLMKGFCHTKTIPVDWVMGAALVIRAEVVEKVGMFDGRYFMYLEDADLCKKSWEAGYPVYYVHDIVIKHSHRRGSAKTPGVFRALIKNKLARIHLASWSKYIWKWRNHFKYYAKIS; encoded by the coding sequence ATGAACGATATCACAATTACAATTGTAAATTATTTAATGAAAGATGAGATTTTGAAAAATCTGGAATCTTTGGCTTTGGATTTGCAAAATTGTCCTTACAAAGTGCATGTTGTGGTTGTGGATAACTCGGAAAATAAGGATGGAATAAAAGAAGTGGTAGAAAAATTTCCAAATGTTTCTTATTTGAATTCTGGTAATAATATTGGCTTTGGAAAAGCTCACAATTTAGGGTTTAAAAGTGTTCCAGCTCGCTATTATTTTGCATTAAATCCTGACACTACGATAATGCAAAATTCAAACACAGTGGAGCGGATTATAAAGTTTATGGATAGAAATTCAAAGATAGGGTGTATTGGTCCAAAACTTATAAACTTGGATGGAAGTTATCAAAATTCTTGTTATCGTTTTAATTTTTCCTCAATAATAGTAAAACCTTTGAAACAAATTGGCTTGGATAAAAAAATAAAGTTAGCAAAAAAATATGTAGACAATTTGTTAATGAAGGGCTTTTGCCACACTAAAACTATTCCAGTTGATTGGGTGATGGGTGCAGCACTTGTAATTCGTGCAGAAGTGGTAGAAAAAGTGGGGATGTTTGATGGTAGATATTTTATGTATTTGGAAGATGCGGATTTGTGTAAAAAAAGTTGGGAAGCAGGCTATCCTGTTTATTATGTACATGATATAGTAATTAAACATAGTCACAGAAGAGGGTCGGCAAAAACACCGGGAGTATTTCGGGCTTTAATTAAGAATAAATTGGCAAGAATTCATTTGGCAAGTTGGTCAAAATATATTTGGAAGTGGCGAAATCATTTTAAATATTATGCAAAAATATCCTAA
- a CDS encoding glycosyltransferase, giving the protein MKLTVQLVVWNGEKYIPYLFESLRAQTFKDWDLLIFDNNSTDNIINKIQKELNNFSVQNKFIKSKENIGFAGGHNLLYAKNDSEYILLLNQDMYLEKDCFSKLVEYLDKNEKTASSSPRLMRWNFGDVEKGLENSFGENIDTLGLKVFRSRRVVDTFAQQKWGEVKTKFNGKNDVEVFGVSGALPIYRRSALKVVEENGLIFDTLFGSYKEDVDLAFRLCSVGFNAAVILNVVAYHDRSGTGSKDYSDKSAIKNKKKQSTQLSYQSYKNHIMILLKNEYWQNFLLDFIWILCYELKKFVYYFLFNRKNLKGLKEIWENRNIILNRRKEIKQNRKVDWREMRRKHDIKNKLKINTLS; this is encoded by the coding sequence ATGAAATTAACTGTACAGCTTGTAGTTTGGAATGGTGAGAAATATATTCCGTATTTATTTGAATCACTGCGAGCGCAAACTTTCAAAGATTGGGATTTACTTATTTTTGATAATAATTCTACAGACAATATTATAAATAAAATTCAAAAAGAATTGAATAATTTTTCGGTTCAAAATAAGTTTATAAAATCAAAAGAAAACATAGGTTTTGCTGGTGGACACAATTTGCTTTATGCAAAAAATGATTCAGAATATATTTTGCTTTTGAATCAAGATATGTATTTAGAGAAGGACTGCTTTTCAAAATTGGTAGAATATTTGGATAAAAATGAAAAAACTGCTTCTTCGAGCCCACGGCTAATGAGGTGGAATTTTGGTGATGTGGAAAAAGGCTTGGAAAATTCTTTTGGAGAAAATATAGATACTTTAGGATTGAAAGTTTTTCGAAGTAGGCGAGTGGTGGACACTTTTGCTCAGCAAAAATGGGGAGAGGTAAAAACTAAATTTAATGGAAAAAATGATGTGGAAGTTTTTGGAGTTTCTGGTGCTTTGCCGATTTATAGGAGAAGTGCTTTGAAAGTTGTAGAGGAAAATGGTTTAATTTTTGATACTTTGTTTGGTTCTTATAAAGAGGATGTGGATTTGGCTTTTCGACTTTGTTCTGTTGGTTTTAATGCTGCTGTAATTCTAAATGTTGTAGCGTACCACGACAGGAGTGGGACGGGTTCAAAAGATTATTCGGACAAGTCTGCCATAAAAAATAAAAAGAAGCAGTCAACACAATTAAGCTACCAAAGTTACAAAAATCATATTATGATTTTGCTTAAAAACGAGTATTGGCAGAATTTTTTACTTGATTTTATATGGATTTTGTGTTATGAATTGAAGAAGTTTGTATATTATTTTTTGTTTAATAGAAAAAATTTAAAAGGATTAAAAGAAATTTGGGAAAACAGAAATATAATTTTAAATAGAAGAAAAGAGATTAAACAAAACAGAAAAGTTGACTGGCGAGAAATGAGGAGGAAACATGATATAAAAAACAAATTAAAAATAAATACATTATCTTGA
- a CDS encoding glycosyltransferase family 2 protein, which translates to MDLSIITITWNSEEVIKKQIASVFYGCENLNYEVIVVDNNSGDKTVEVVKEFQNVKLIKNKENLGFAWANNQALKLATGKYILFLNPDMQVEKGSLEKIVKWMEGKKDVGLASVKLINEKGEVNLEARPRRFPKVWEQVLLILKIHHIFPNILNEYLMGEFDFNKEQEVDSVRGSFMIIRREILDKLGWGFDPRYFIWFEDVDLCREVRKLDYKIKYTPIISCVDYVGQSFKKRENVWKQKNFTKSMLTYFQKWEPWYKWIWIWLVRPVGIFIVWIKNKF; encoded by the coding sequence ATGGACTTGAGTATAATTACTATCACTTGGAACTCGGAAGAAGTAATAAAAAAACAGATAGCTTCTGTTTTTTATGGTTGCGAGAATTTAAATTATGAAGTGATTGTGGTGGATAATAATTCTGGTGATAAAACTGTGGAAGTAGTGAAAGAGTTTCAAAATGTTAAATTGATTAAAAATAAAGAAAACTTGGGTTTTGCTTGGGCAAACAATCAGGCATTAAAATTGGCGACTGGAAAATATATTTTATTTTTGAATCCAGATATGCAAGTGGAGAAGGGAAGTCTGGAAAAAATAGTAAAATGGATGGAAGGGAAAAAAGATGTTGGGTTGGCGAGTGTAAAACTTATAAATGAAAAAGGTGAAGTGAATTTGGAAGCTAGACCAAGAAGATTTCCAAAGGTTTGGGAGCAGGTTTTACTTATTTTAAAAATACATCATATTTTCCCAAATATTCTGAATGAGTATTTGATGGGAGAATTTGATTTTAATAAAGAGCAGGAAGTTGATTCTGTGCGTGGATCTTTTATGATTATTCGTAGAGAAATTTTGGATAAATTGGGTTGGGGTTTTGATCCACGATATTTTATTTGGTTTGAAGATGTAGATTTGTGTAGAGAGGTGAGGAAATTAGATTATAAGATTAAATATACACCAATTATTTCTTGCGTGGATTATGTTGGGCAAAGTTTCAAAAAGCGTGAAAATGTGTGGAAGCAGAAAAACTTTACAAAAAGTATGCTTACTTATTTTCAAAAATGGGAGCCGTGGTATAAATGGATTTGGATTTGGCTTGTGCGACCGGTTGGAATATTCATTGTTTGGATTAAAAACAAGTTTTAA
- a CDS encoding arabinofuranosyltransferase, translating to MVGVISSASYFLWTNNLQLLFWGLQGDEITIAAMYNTFASVGLWSDFAYHNLPPFYPPAFFWFFGLIGGILNWNGIKIAKFAAFSFFLVFPIGSYYYQKYLLKDHLSNNKTLGLVFIFLTPLFIITILDKDLLIGKPYEVITAVATIFWYVSLHLKISRNKWNLKQGIIYGLIAGIIFMTYYLWLIFAAIAFLLMGIVEEKQDRIKYFLSLFKTMLITIFFSLPFILPLIISYFKNGMESWQTSFFVPNGLDLWMPIFQLNSINNIIMFFGFSVLIYYRKHIFIKQLLYLLITAFVWWGLAMTSLLVLKIPFQEFRGFYILSPSILAISAVYGAIRLWRHFNIDKNKNLSFLIIVIGILYFASQSVFGFFVDDPVVKMRRVESREANGAIVSLVNYLDKVPESNSKLTLLTVPQVLAFVPVNHLIYFNQNNNHPASIFSERYEYLQMLANSKSSKDLYENIKKSSYGDLERFIFYGDEENYYLYFHLDKMISGVEEEKIKINKNLFSYEYFEKVYEKNGYTVINILEL from the coding sequence TTGGTTGGAGTAATTTCGTCTGCATCATATTTTCTTTGGACAAACAATCTGCAATTGTTATTTTGGGGGCTTCAAGGTGACGAGATTACTATAGCAGCTATGTATAACACTTTTGCGAGTGTGGGTTTGTGGTCGGATTTTGCTTATCACAATTTACCACCATTTTATCCTCCAGCATTTTTCTGGTTTTTTGGGTTGATAGGTGGAATATTAAATTGGAATGGAATTAAAATTGCAAAATTTGCAGCTTTTTCTTTTTTCTTGGTTTTTCCAATTGGCTCGTATTATTATCAAAAGTACCTTTTAAAGGATCATTTATCAAATAATAAAACTTTGGGATTGGTTTTTATTTTTTTAACACCATTATTTATAATAACAATATTAGATAAAGATTTGCTTATAGGAAAACCATACGAAGTTATTACAGCGGTTGCAACTATTTTTTGGTATGTTAGTCTTCACTTGAAAATTTCTAGAAATAAATGGAATTTAAAACAAGGAATAATTTACGGCTTAATTGCTGGAATTATTTTTATGACTTATTATTTGTGGCTAATTTTTGCTGCAATTGCTTTTTTGTTGATGGGTATAGTAGAAGAAAAGCAGGATAGAATTAAATATTTTTTGTCTCTTTTCAAAACAATGTTAATTACTATATTTTTTAGTTTACCTTTTATTTTGCCGCTGATTATTAGTTATTTCAAAAATGGTATGGAAAGTTGGCAAACTTCATTTTTTGTGCCAAACGGGTTAGATCTGTGGATGCCAATATTTCAGTTGAATAGTATAAATAACATTATAATGTTTTTTGGTTTTTCTGTATTAATTTATTATAGAAAACATATTTTTATTAAGCAGTTGCTGTATCTTTTAATAACGGCTTTTGTTTGGTGGGGTTTGGCGATGACTTCTTTGTTAGTTTTAAAAATACCATTTCAAGAATTTCGTGGATTTTATATTTTATCGCCAAGTATTTTGGCAATTTCTGCAGTTTATGGTGCTATACGCTTATGGCGTCATTTCAATATAGATAAGAATAAAAACCTCTCTTTTCTTATTATTGTAATAGGAATTTTGTATTTTGCATCCCAATCTGTTTTTGGTTTTTTTGTAGATGATCCGGTTGTAAAAATGCGACGAGTAGAATCTAGAGAAGCTAACGGCGCTATCGTAAGTCTTGTTAATTATTTGGATAAAGTGCCAGAGTCAAATTCAAAACTTACTTTATTAACTGTTCCACAAGTTTTGGCATTTGTGCCTGTAAATCATCTAATTTATTTCAATCAAAATAATAATCATCCAGCATCTATTTTTTCTGAACGCTACGAATATTTACAGATGTTAGCTAATTCAAAATCATCAAAAGATCTTTATGAAAATATTAAAAAGTCATCTTATGGTGATTTGGAGCGATTTATTTTTTATGGAGATGAGGAAAATTATTATCTTTATTTTCATTTAGACAAGATGATAAGTGGAGTAGAAGAAGAAAAAATAAAAATAAATAAAAATTTATTTTCATATGAATATTTTGAAAAAGTTTATGAAAAAAATGGATATACTGTAATAAATATTTTGGAATTATAA
- a CDS encoding phosphomannose isomerase type II C-terminal cupin domain has product MELKYYIEQRPWGQFKILLENKKCKVKEIIVKSGHRLSYQRHKKRDEHWIVVKGEAIVTLDDEEKFIKSGDSLNILKGQKHRVLNTGEQDLIFIETQTGSYFGEDDIERFSDDYNRV; this is encoded by the coding sequence ATGGAATTAAAATATTATATAGAACAAAGACCTTGGGGGCAGTTTAAAATTTTGTTGGAAAATAAAAAATGTAAAGTAAAAGAAATAATAGTAAAGTCTGGACACCGTCTAAGCTACCAAAGACACAAAAAACGAGATGAACATTGGATTGTTGTAAAAGGTGAGGCTATTGTAACTTTAGATGACGAAGAAAAATTTATTAAAAGTGGCGATAGTTTAAACATATTAAAAGGTCAAAAACATAGAGTTTTGAATACGGGAGAGCAAGATCTAATTTTTATAGAAACTCAAACTGGAAGTTATTTTGGCGAAGATGATATAGAGAGGTTTAGCGACGACTATAATCGTGTTTAG
- a CDS encoding GIY-YIG nuclease family protein — MNKYKLSQLTTEKLKYYVYFLIDPKNNKVFYVGKGKGNRINHHFLGALDDKKNESEKIEKIKEIQNNNKKNKTNCFKAGSYRNRSS; from the coding sequence ATGAATAAATATAAACTTTCTCAATTAACAACTGAAAAATTAAAATATTATGTATATTTTTTAATTGATCCAAAAAACAATAAAGTATTTTATGTTGGAAAAGGGAAAGGAAATAGAATAAACCATCATTTTTTGGGTGCTTTGGATGATAAAAAAAATGAAAGTGAAAAAATAGAAAAGATAAAAGAAATTCAAAATAATAATAAAAAAAATAAAACAAATTGTTTTAAGGCAGGGTCTTACAGAAACAGAAGCTCTTGA
- a CDS encoding NgoFVII family restriction endonuclease: protein MFFNNQTKEQKQKYQDFLKIAGCLSNMFSDSEVPYLYYRVAEKVFCRAFNAEDLSRSDVSSDAKKDLLGIGLKTFLKGNDKTFQKIAEFNRDRPLYKGLEAKKLIEKVSKLRNARIEFTENVHGLNKSIYHCVLRDSGKFKIFEEPMEKVDIQNIHNIKINKGSIVFDDAKSEYSFLLSKSTLTKRFVTKSIIYEFDVDVLKDPLFELNKLFSHKGLLLETKKRIKQTIYLPLYSPKEKKVQEKSGINQWNAKGRIRHPNEVYILVPAEIHNNFPGFFPNKDTPFNLKFPDGDISESKICQQGGKALMTKSNRKLGKLILRDGLNLKEGELATYEKLQLLGIDSVRIDKISNSEFEINFSKIGSYEQFKNIFYAK, encoded by the coding sequence ATGTTTTTTAATAATCAAACAAAAGAACAAAAGCAAAAATATCAAGATTTTCTAAAAATAGCAGGTTGTTTATCAAATATGTTTTCTGATTCTGAAGTTCCATATTTATATTATCGTGTTGCTGAAAAAGTTTTTTGTCGTGCTTTTAATGCAGAAGATTTATCAAGAAGTGATGTATCATCTGATGCCAAAAAAGACTTATTAGGAATTGGATTAAAAACTTTTTTAAAAGGAAATGATAAAACTTTTCAAAAAATTGCAGAATTTAATAGAGATAGACCTTTGTATAAAGGTCTTGAAGCAAAAAAACTTATTGAAAAAGTGTCAAAATTAAGAAATGCGAGAATTGAATTTACAGAGAATGTTCATGGATTAAATAAATCTATTTATCATTGTGTTTTAAGAGATTCTGGAAAGTTTAAAATTTTTGAAGAACCAATGGAAAAGGTTGATATCCAAAATATCCATAATATAAAAATAAATAAAGGTTCAATTGTTTTTGATGATGCTAAAAGTGAATATTCATTTTTATTATCAAAAAGCACTTTAACAAAAAGATTTGTTACAAAATCAATTATTTATGAATTTGATGTTGATGTATTGAAAGATCCATTATTTGAGTTAAATAAACTTTTTTCTCATAAGGGCTTATTATTAGAAACAAAAAAAAGAATTAAACAAACTATTTATTTACCATTATATAGTCCTAAAGAAAAGAAGGTTCAAGAAAAAAGTGGAATAAATCAATGGAATGCAAAAGGAAGAATAAGGCATCCAAATGAAGTATATATATTAGTTCCAGCAGAAATTCATAATAATTTTCCTGGATTTTTTCCTAATAAAGATACTCCATTTAATTTAAAATTTCCAGATGGAGATATTAGTGAGTCTAAAATATGTCAGCAAGGAGGAAAAGCATTAATGACTAAATCTAATAGAAAACTTGGAAAACTAATTTTAAGAGATGGATTAAATCTAAAAGAAGGGGAATTAGCCACATATGAAAAACTTCAATTATTAGGTATTGATTCAGTAAGAATTGATAAAATTAGTAATTCTGAATTTGAAATAAACTTCTCTAAAATTGGAAGTTATGAACAGTTTAAAAATATATTTTATGCAAAATAG
- a CDS encoding DNA cytosine methyltransferase yields the protein MKFIDLFAGIGGIKIAFENAGFQCVFSNDFDKNAKITFDLNFSKPIEIDKQMVLGDIQKISTNKIPEFDILCGGFPCQPFSIAGYRQGFEDESGRGNLFFDIIRILKDKKPKAFLLENVKNLKTHDKGNTIKVIYKELEKLGYKVTNNVLNAMKYGNVPQNRERIYIVGFLDQKAFDNFKFPEKIPLTKTINDCLENKEVEDKYYYNGKPLYEKLKDDITKKDTIYQWRRKYVRENKNNVCPTLTANMGMGGHNVPIILNGKGIRKLTPRECANFQGFSKNYKLPNIADSHLYKQFGNSVSIPVIERIAKNMNLALTK from the coding sequence ATGAAGTTTATTGATTTATTTGCAGGAATTGGAGGAATTAAAATAGCATTTGAAAATGCTGGGTTTCAATGTGTTTTTTCTAATGATTTTGATAAAAATGCAAAAATAACTTTTGATTTAAACTTTTCTAAACCTATTGAAATAGATAAACAAATGGTGCTTGGTGATATTCAAAAAATTTCAACTAATAAAATTCCTGAATTTGATATTTTGTGTGGGGGATTTCCATGCCAACCTTTTTCTATAGCTGGATATAGACAAGGCTTTGAAGATGAAAGTGGAAGAGGTAATTTATTTTTTGATATTATTAGAATTTTAAAAGATAAAAAACCAAAGGCTTTTTTATTAGAAAATGTAAAAAATTTAAAAACACACGATAAAGGGAATACTATTAAAGTTATTTATAAAGAATTAGAAAAATTGGGATATAAAGTGACTAATAATGTTTTGAATGCAATGAAATATGGTAATGTGCCTCAAAATAGAGAAAGAATTTATATTGTAGGTTTTTTAGATCAAAAAGCTTTTGACAACTTTAAATTTCCAGAAAAAATACCGCTTACAAAAACAATTAATGATTGTTTAGAAAATAAAGAAGTTGAAGATAAATATTATTACAATGGTAAACCTCTTTATGAAAAATTAAAAGATGATATTACAAAAAAAGATACTATTTATCAATGGAGGAGAAAATATGTAAGAGAAAATAAAAATAATGTTTGTCCTACTCTAACAGCAAATATGGGAATGGGAGGACACAATGTTCCTATAATTTTAAATGGGAAAGGTATTAGAAAATTAACTCCAAGAGAGTGTGCAAATTTTCAAGGATTTTCTAAAAATTATAAACTTCCAAATATTGCAGATTCTCATCTTTATAAACAGTTTGGTAATTCTGTTTCTATTCCTGTAATTGAGAGAATCGCAAAAAATATGAATTTAGCATTAACAAAATAA
- a CDS encoding sugar nucleotide-binding protein, translating into MGTECAQSWDDAVLSNKRINSKEDVLELLDKYQPTAVLNTAGVRGKPNVDWCDDNQLTTIVGNVKLPIMIAEACQERGVYMLHVGSGCIYYGESPDLAGWTEDDFGNPKPTYSRAKWAADLVLSTLPNVGIARIRMPLGSKPAHWNLIDKLASFEKVIDVENSVTIVDDMIDVFYQLLTKKAEGIFHVTNPGTIRHREIISMYEELVDPTHTNEWITNDQLVEQGLAKKGRSNNFLQSKNLEKYGIRMRPAKEALRDSLVKYGRVKYK; encoded by the coding sequence ATGGGAACTGAGTGTGCACAAAGTTGGGACGATGCGGTTTTGAGCAACAAAAGAATAAATTCAAAAGAAGATGTTTTGGAGCTTTTGGACAAGTATCAACCAACAGCAGTTTTGAATACTGCCGGAGTTCGTGGAAAGCCAAATGTAGATTGGTGCGATGACAATCAGCTAACCACGATAGTTGGAAATGTAAAATTGCCGATTATGATTGCAGAGGCTTGTCAAGAACGCGGAGTTTACATGCTTCATGTTGGTTCTGGTTGCATATATTATGGTGAATCCCCAGATTTAGCTGGTTGGACTGAAGATGACTTTGGAAATCCAAAACCAACTTATTCTAGAGCAAAATGGGCTGCAGACTTGGTGCTTTCTACCTTGCCAAATGTTGGGATTGCTAGAATTAGAATGCCACTTGGCTCAAAACCGGCTCACTGGAATCTAATAGACAAATTGGCGAGTTTTGAAAAAGTGATAGATGTGGAAAATAGCGTGACAATAGTGGATGATATGATAGATGTGTTTTATCAACTTCTAACCAAAAAAGCAGAAGGAATATTCCACGTCACAAATCCCGGAACAATTCGCCACCGCGAAATTATCTCAATGTACGAGGAGCTGGTAGACCCAACACACACAAATGAATGGATAACAAATGACCAATTGGTAGAACAAGGCCTCGCCAAAAAAGGAAGATCCAACAATTTCTTACAATCCAAAAATTTGGAAAAATATGGAATTAGAATGCGCCCAGCGAAGGAAGCATTGAGGGATTCTTTGGTGAAATATGGGAGGGTTAAATATAAGTAA
- a CDS encoding HIT family protein, with the protein MNECLLCKISKGEIPSYKIYEDENSLAFLDIEPHSKGHIMVIPKKHAVTILELDEESMKNLFASVKKVTEIIKEKLNPDGFNIGWNHGEAGGQVLQHLHVHIMPRYNGDGGKSMHAIVNNPGELSVEEVHKLF; encoded by the coding sequence ATGAATGAATGTCTACTCTGCAAAATTTCAAAAGGTGAAATTCCAAGTTACAAAATATATGAAGATGAAAATTCTTTAGCATTTTTGGATATTGAGCCCCACTCCAAAGGTCATATAATGGTGATTCCAAAAAAGCACGCTGTGACAATTTTGGAATTGGATGAGGAAAGTATGAAAAATCTATTTGCATCTGTAAAAAAAGTTACAGAAATTATAAAAGAGAAATTGAATCCAGATGGATTTAATATTGGTTGGAATCATGGTGAAGCTGGTGGGCAAGTTTTGCAACATCTGCATGTGCACATAATGCCTAGATACAATGGCGACGGTGGCAAAAGTATGCACGCAATTGTAAACAACCCAGGAGAATTAAGCGTGGAAGAGGTACATAAATTGTTTTAA
- a CDS encoding CDP-alcohol phosphatidyltransferase family protein produces the protein MRIFNHYVKTHKDLFRFQKAQEVHPHDKFLYRVFMKKWPKTWTPNKITAFRVLITPIVFYFIMMQMYEIGMVAFLFAAFTDALDGSLARSRNQITKFGMMFDPLADKLLIGSIVLLLVFKYFNPILGFSLLGIEIIFILSALFARVKFKTVKMANIWGKIKMVLQVVAVFATLSAILLDAPNLFTIAAWTFGIAIGFAIVSLFAHGV, from the coding sequence ATGAGAATTTTCAACCATTATGTAAAAACTCACAAAGATTTATTTAGGTTTCAAAAGGCACAAGAGGTGCATCCACACGATAAATTTTTGTATAGAGTTTTTATGAAGAAGTGGCCAAAAACTTGGACACCAAACAAAATAACAGCTTTTAGGGTTTTGATAACTCCTATAGTTTTTTATTTTATTATGATGCAAATGTATGAAATTGGAATGGTTGCTTTTTTGTTTGCAGCTTTTACAGACGCTCTAGATGGCTCACTTGCTAGATCTAGAAATCAGATTACAAAGTTTGGTATGATGTTCGATCCTTTGGCGGATAAGTTATTAATTGGGTCTATTGTTTTACTTTTGGTTTTCAAATATTTCAACCCTATTTTGGGTTTTTCACTTTTGGGTATAGAAATTATATTTATTTTGTCTGCGTTGTTTGCTAGAGTAAAGTTCAAAACTGTAAAAATGGCAAACATTTGGGGAAAGATAAAAATGGTCTTGCAAGTTGTGGCTGTGTTTGCGACACTTAGTGCTATTTTATTAGATGCACCAAATTTATTTACTATCGCAGCTTGGACTTTTGGAATTGCGATAGGTTTTGCTATTGTTAGTTTGTTTGCGCATGGAGTTTAG